attatcgatttgtctatgtaaagagtggtcaggatttgtccttggaAAAGATAAATTTACCACcggggtttgttcaacttaaccatttttaaatgttttattaattagtgtctcattgattattcataatgattaattaaatttctattataaatgtccctttaataatctaatataaatacataattttattaataaataattttactaaaaacaATATTAATTCTagtggtggtagtggaagtagggttagtataaacggtggcgggtgtttgtgaatggtggaggcgaTAACATTACTATTgatggaagaaatagtggcggtggatggtttttatggtggtggttgttggtaatagtagtggataataatagtttttgctttttagtgagttttattgatcgagtaaaaaaaaaatcttcacaaaacatgcaacattgtattgtgaaagatgtagttgATTGTTTTTAGCAtgattgataaggacaaaaaccaaatatttagaggatgataccggaacgtataagacaatatgatcatgactgttggatcaccaaaacggtatccgtattatataaaggcaattggtgtacccgcgtaagagaacattatcgctctctcaagtactattacattctttttcctgaaagaccatcaatgGCGAGTTGTTTCGCGAtaactacctacaaagacaactttcactcaattcccTATATAAAACCTTATTGTCTGGGAAAATGTATTTGCATTCTAatatatttgtttgaaaattatgttttttcatcaaaatcatcataaaaaactctaaatcataaatctaaatttctCCTCCGATGTTtgtagaatattttttatattttacattctcaaatcatgcgacctcttgattacacatcaacaatatcaaattacggatcaatatatataggtttcattcactggattagaaggtatagtagatacatatgggtagatcacacaaagcagaacatgactgagaatacttcaataatttagtcaagaaataaagtcaaaaatttaagattaactttctatagggCTAATTAGATCGTCTTCGAtaggagccgactaaaatatggattaataataattttcacgtaagaaaattgcaaaacatagtttggataactctgcctatgtaaagaatggtcaagatttgtccttcctcaattgctatgttatgtgagaagaaggtgatatctaagattgaggtacaattcaaatctattagattcttaccatttacaactggacgccttgaaaaaattgacgtgttgttattattattacaggtaacGGATACAATGACCACAGTTGCGCAAATAGCTCAGTTCGCAagtgattggtgttgcatgtactgtctagaatgcaacgaggaaagaggtataactatttcgattctgaaatcacataaagttcacagtagaagatgacatcaagtttaaagttattaacaaacataatatggctaactaaaattttaaaaacaaacaggatatataaacttagaaagccgtgggacttgaagaggccaattttgaaaactatAATCTTAGAAAGaaacgatccacaataccataatttttttttataaatattcaacgtagaagatgtcaacttttggtaaaagatctattaacaacctattaatttgaaataggatcatggagtacaatatgtgttcaaggttctttatgaggtaatgtgttgttagatcgtattccaagtgaaggtaggaacatataAGACGAACATGACTTTTGAAGTTACCGAAAccttcgttaagacgaactgttgggcacaatactttgttgaagatttaatggcagatGTTCGCATATATACAATCACTTGGAAAAGGTAATGGGTACACATTTAAGcattgtcatctaatgggtgttgaaaaattacaggaaaatcatgtcacattggagagtttgtatcgtccgttcgatgcaaaaaaatattattctctgcctatttggaggatcgacaacatgaccatgatagatgagtaAGATGGAGCGACATAGAagcatggggagacttttatggacgatattgattagttgatttcactgagatgagcgctgctgacgacatatttccGAAAAATATTTAAACctccatgttcatgtagagcattatctcattataaacaatgaacctaaataaaaaagtgtctgcaagttaagattatatttctttcatttgagcaaatctccggcgataaaatattaaaggaaaaaaacaagaaaaaaaaaagagaggaaaatcccaactatttttatgacaagcccatattaaatcataaggaattgataagtattcgggacacaaattatacgatatattaaaaatgaaccaacatcatggcccgTGCCATTACGACACGGGTTAAGGGCTAGTTATTAAATAAAACAAAGGTTAAACATTAAAGGATAAACACGCAAATTGAACTAGCAGGGTATACTTTTACCATGTAGACAACCTTTATCGCTCGTGCTTATGTGGTTATAAATTAGTCGTCAAAATTCTTTTTGGGACGCCCCTAAAAACCCCAGGAAAAATTTGCCCTTATGATATATCGTAAAGATATATGTCCATGTGATTTAGTTCTGAACCTCCAAGGTCCCCTAAGGGTCCACCGTACTCATATTATAGGTTTAGACTGATGTCGTATCATGTAGAGAAAAAAGAGGGGTGTCAAGTATATTCAGAACACAATATAGAGTTCTCAGTTTAGAAGGCTTGATGTTTGTCGACCTATATAGGccaaattatattttattttacggTAAAAAGTTCGCAAGTAAGGTGTGGATCACTACCAATGTTGTCCATGACTGGCTGCATTTGATTTTACAATCTCCCGTCTGAGAATTCATTgtcaaaaacaaattaaacaatCATTAACCAATACATTTTCAATTGTAAGAAATTGttgtatctgaagatgattttaccGTCATTATCCATACACACAATCTAAATGCAAGTGATGTtggaaaaaattgaataaaatttaGGATGAGTTAGTTACACCAAATTGTGAAGTGTTGTGTCTACTAGTAAAACCCTTTTGATTCGAATTGGAGGCTTATCCCAAGAGACATGACTCTTCATGAAGGGGTTCTTTccaagagatataactcttcgtGGAGAGACACGACTCTCCTAAGAGTCACTTATCAAGTATACAAACCCTACTCATGTTTCATTCTAGGGCAGAGAAAAATACACTGAAAATTAGATTTCACTAGCACTATTATTGTCATATTTTTAAGAGAGATAAACACTAAATTTGGTTCGCCGTTTCCTTGAGTTTGGAGTGCTTATACTCGGGGAAGAAAGAACTTTGTATCATGGGAGATGTTTCGCAAGTAAGACCCATTAGCACCGGAGTGAGTCGAATTTCGTCTTAAGGACAAAGTATCCAATACTCGACTCGATCTATGCTTAGTTACTTTTAATCTTCTTATTTCTTTGGTTTTCATACTTCGGGTCAACATAGGTTGCATAGAAGAAATTATCCAACAAGTGATACGTCACAACGGAAACGATTTGAAAACAATCGACACGTGAAGAATTCAGTCCGGTAAACAGGACCCAAAAGGAATAAACAACTCCAATCTAAGAACAAAGTAACTGATAaacgatcaatgatgatcaatccCTTAAAAGAGAAGTAAATATGTTTTAACCGGTATTTTAATTAAACGATCTCACAATCTAAATTATAATGATAATGGAAATGGCTATTTACAGACTCCAAACATAAAACCCTAAGTCTAAATAAACTTAATAAAGAATGTAATTATCCTAATAATTAATATACCAAAACTAACAAATATCCACAAGATTTCCAAGATTTAGACAAATCGTGTAAACAATAAATCCTAGCCCAAATACATATCAGTAAGTAACGCTATATGGATAAACTACCATGTTTATTTATGTTTGCTTTATTGGTTGTTATTTCGGCATATACACCACTCTATGCATCACCTCAGTTGTTACTGTCAAATTTGGCAAAAAAGTGTTTCTAATAACTCATTTTAGTCACCAAGTCAGTGAATCTTAGAAAGTGAGGCGACTTAAGTCTTAAGAATTTGCATGTATGAGCTCGGAGGGGTACTAAGAATAATACAAACCAGATAACAAGAAAAGTCTTCGAATAGAACATTTTTTTGGGCACCACTCTTTTTTgaagggaccatgattttattttagaTAAGGCATTAGAAGTAAACTGAAACCACCTCTTGTCCAAATATTTATGCTATACTCAAACTATCATTTTTACTTAAATAAGCGTAacgattagttagtgtaatgattagttaaaTGATTAAGTTGAGTAATTAGTTTTCAGTGAGGTTAAATTAAGATGTGTGACTTTGAAATGAGGGTTTTAGGTATTAGgatatacttcaaatttagttaatgttgtTTGAATTAGCCAAAACTttcgaaaaaaataaaattttataaacTGATTTCGGTTTGGTCAATATAGTTCGGCTATGatatctgaagaacaggtagccgatttcctctgcaagtgtagttcggctaatgtttCTGAAGACACAGGTAGTCGTACTCAGCTTTagtggagttttttctttcagagaaaagtggttaggagaaaaaaaaatgtgacgtaaccgaactcaatatataggttttcaaagaaaagttcggctaggagaaTAAAATTGCGACGTAAACGAAGTCActatataggttttcagagaaaagttcggttaggaaaaaaaattgcgacgtaaccgaactaaaagttcggctaggagaaaaaaattgcgatgcaaccgaacttttctctgaaagaacaAACTCCATTAAATCAGAGTTTGGCTAGTTCgataaagtttttcacataatccctagccgaacttctctctgcaacttccattttcaactcattttgatgattactactcattttttcaaccaaaaacgaatcacaagtaatgggtttgtggaaCTCTCTTTGAATCGACGACGACAAGGAAGATGGAAGAAGATGAGCCCTCTAAAATAGTGGGTTTGTGAAAAATTAAATTTAAtgagtttgttataattttgattttgttaatgattttgttatatatatatatagttattaggttagatATAAATTAAATAGGTAAATGGTAAGTTAGTCATTTCTattttttaggacaccccttacaACTGTATGGTAGATATTCTCATCACATAATGGTCCCCAACAAAAAAGGGTGGCTTTCCAATGCACCATCACCAACAAAGTCCTCGGAAGCCTAGGCCCAAGATTATATTGTGTACTTGAACACATTCACCATCTGATTTGTGGCACTGACTGAATTTTGTTGTCGTAGGTCATTGAGTTTCTTTCTTCGGTATGCACTGAAGAATTGCTCGAGGAGTAAGATTCCGCAGACTTTATCTCGAGTAGAACCTGAAAACAACTGACAATAACGAAGAGTCGTCCAAACCAAAGATCATAAAAAGAAGAAGTAACTAATACAAATGGCATTATGTATATTGTTCGGAAACAGGGAGAAGCTATAGCAACGCGGAATGGATTAATAAAACGTTTCATTTTGATTTTAGTATTGAGACTTGAGAGGATCAATAGAATATGCTAATATTGTCTTTGTAGGACAAGCAGATACTCAAGTTAATTAAGTTATTTCTGTTTGTTTCCGTTTAacgaattaaaaataataaaaagacagTTAGATTGGATAACATATATGGTCGAGTGGTCGTTGTGTTGGGAACTTCGGATTGTAGGGCAAACTAGTGTTTATTTACCATATACGAAAGTTACAATTAAAACACAGTTGCTCGATTCAAATTAAATTAATCTGTTTCCTTCATTTTTAATTAATATAATGCTAGTGCACTTGGTAGATAGTTCGTTACGTGGTTTCATAAACAAAATTGATGTCACCCATTGTCATCAAAGTTGACTTAACAAGTCACACCTAAGTGATTCCATTTGTATGCTACTACTACTTTACTGAACCCTAGCCATGGCCGAAATGGAAAAGAGGAGTTACAACAACAATAACCTAACATGTATGTAGCAACTTTCATACAAGAGAACCCTTCTTAGTTTCTATACTTAGTTACACTAGTCTTTCGTTCTAACTTGGGCTAGCTGCACACTTCTCTAGATACAATCTTAACTTGTGAAAACAACTCCATTGTTTTCCTTTTTGTCTTGAACAATGAACGCAGTCAGGGAGGCAGTGATTTTAGAAAGAattgcattttttttcttttttctttttttatggtGACCGTGTGAAGTCATTCGACTTTTCTTCCGTCTGGAGATAGGGAAAACATTGTCTGTGGTTAGTCCAAAAATTCATCTCCAAAGCTCATGAGCTAACAATGTCATTCCAATGGGCATAATATGTCAGTCTATATGATAACCTCATCCAGTGTTTTAATTTAATTTGCTATGTTCATTTTAGGAAACTCAACAATGATTGAAGGGGTAGGATTTTTTTATTGTATTTTGTTGACACAATCTGGTGTTTAAGATTCGGGGTATAGATATAAATGcatatatatgtttatatccctTTCAAGATTGAGGGCAGCGAAGGGcttaacccttagaattaattggACCACAATTTTGAATCATGATTCCATATGGGCACATCCAACTATTAGCACAGTTGTGATTTATATGGGTATTTGAGTAGGACTCATgtcataaaatttaaaaataaattgaCATAAATTTAACAATAAGTATACAAGATGAGAATAGTTAATTTTCCCATTTAAGTTAGTTAGTTCCATAATTATTACTGCATTTTTTCTTTGATCGAATTATTGCAATTTTTTCGAAAATATTAACTGTTTGATATGTTTAATACAGTagtaaacagaaaacaaaagccACTTATTGTACCACGAAATTGAAATTGGGATGAAGAAATTTGATACAAATTTATAAAAATGTGAATATGACCTTACTTTTGATTGAACTGGTCCCAATTTCATCTGGTTTGGTTGGGTGTACCCAACTATATAGACCCAATATCACACATGGATTTTAGGTCATTACAAGTACCAAACCTAAGCTCCCCGACTTGAACTTACGAATTCCATTTTTTCCTGTTGCGATTTTATGTTAGTAATTGAACCACACCAAGAAAGCTTAATAATCTGGTTGTGAAATTATGTTAAAGTTGTCTCTACAGTAAGGTAATATACAATTTTATTATACCTTTGGAagaaaatataacaacattttgtATGAGTCCATTAATTACATGTGACATGTTTTACCTTAGCATTtctaaaagatgaaaaaaaaatcccGTGTCATTGAAGAAATGCAATAAAAAAAAAAGCTGGGAAAATAGTCTTTGATGTTTGAAGTAAGTGTTTAACTACTAAATCACCTGTTTGTTGAGTGAGTGATTTTGGATAGATTATCGTGAAAAAAACTCTAAACCgaatttttcaaaataaaaaagagaatAGAGTACAAGCCGACTAGAATATATGATTTTGTGAAGGCGATTCCAAAGTTGTGTAGTTGGACtatttattgataaaaaaaaatttgtaatttttttgggtATTCCAtaggaaaaaaaaggaaaatctagcatgtccattttttttatttaagacAAGAGAGGAAAGGAGGAATTGGACCAATTATAAAAAATTCACTAaatagaaacaaagaaaattaaattGCTGGTTTAAAGTCAATATACTTATTCCCACATGAATAGATTTTTATGTATTATTAGAAATGAAATACAAACAAaaaatgtttttttatttttattttgcaatCTTATCTATCTCTCTTTCGATCAGCTGCAAAAAATCTGTTAATCTCGGAAAATAAAGAATTGATAATCAAATCTTACGAAATATTAGTAAGGACAAGCTCACATGAACCCAACCAGATAATTCATGGGTCCATAGCTAGCTAACTACATATaaagctctctctctctcaattCTTTCCTCCTCTTCTCTTCTTTATGATTCCTCTCCtccccccttcttcttcttcatcatcatcatcatcatcttcaaattCTCTTAAGACCCCATGTTTCTGTTTCTCTCTAACTTGTATCTTTGctaattaatcaagaagaagagaagaagctaaCGCaagattctctctctctctcttagggGTTGTCTCTATTTGTGAGTTGAGCAGTGTTTCTTGGTTGTGCTGGTCAAAGAAGAAGGGCACCGACCTTCATTTTGTTAGTATACTCATCAGAGAAACTCTCTTTTTTCTCCaatttggtggtggtggaggtgttcACTTCAGGTGGTCTAGCTGCTAGATTATATTCGAAGAAATCATAATCAGAAAATACCTTCTTATCTAGCTAGGTGAGAATTTTACTCTAAATTTTTATTccgttttctcaattttcttgtCTAGGGGTATTGTACAGTTTCCATCaaagaaaaaatattcttgttatgGAGTTTGTTAAGGAAAGTAGAGATGGGTTATATAGCGATCATCCTCAggaagatcaagaagaagaagtagtaatGGCAGATAATAATAGTACAACAACTAAACAACTGTTttcctcctcatcttcttcttccttttcttcactctctccatcttcttcttcttctcagtacaaaaatgttgttgttcatcatcaccaccaacaacagcagcaacaacaacaacaacaacagattcATCAGTTACCAGCTAATTTCTTAAGCGGAATGAGTAATAGCAGTGCTATTGAAGTGATTGGTGAATTCATAGAAAAAGAACACATGTTTGATAAAGTGGTAACACCCAGTGATGTCGGTAAACTAAATCGATTGGTTATACCTAAACAACATGCAGAAAAATATTTCCCTTTAGATTCAGCAGCTAATGAAAAGGGCTTACTTCTAAATTTTGAAGATAGAAGTGGTAAACCATGGAGGTTTAGGTATTCTTATTGGAATAGTAGCCAAAGTTATGTTATGACTAAAGGTTGGAGTAGGTTTGTTAAGGAGAAGAAACTTGACGCGGGAGATATTGTTTCTTTCGAACGAGGAGCCGCCGAATCTTATAAAGATCGATTTTATATCGATTGGAGGCGCAGGCCTCAGGCACCAGATCtatctcttcatcatcatcatcatcatcattctaaCCCTCTTTCTTTCCCAAGAACTGTAATTCCATGGGGTACCACTCATGCTAGACTGTTTTCCCCGCAAAATTTGGCGGTTTCATCATCTACCCGCGATCATTTGCAGTTGAATtatgatcaccatcatcatcaacagcaacaacaacattatCATTATCACCAACAACAGCTTCAACAGAGATTATCATCATCGACCAGTAGTACTAGTTATGGTAATTACAGCAATACTAATATGGTTAATAACAATCAACGGCCCGGCTCAGTTGTTTATTCGAGATCATCTTCATCACCAATTACAACAA
The nucleotide sequence above comes from Papaver somniferum cultivar HN1 chromosome 8, ASM357369v1, whole genome shotgun sequence. Encoded proteins:
- the LOC113301665 gene encoding B3 domain-containing protein Os03g0120900-like, which encodes MEFVKESRDGLYSDHPQEDQEEEVVMADNNSTTTKQLFSSSSSSSFSSLSPSSSSSQYKNVVVHHHHQQQQQQQQQQQIHQLPANFLSGMSNSSAIEVIGEFIEKEHMFDKVVTPSDVGKLNRLVIPKQHAEKYFPLDSAANEKGLLLNFEDRSGKPWRFRYSYWNSSQSYVMTKGWSRFVKEKKLDAGDIVSFERGAAESYKDRFYIDWRRRPQAPDLSLHHHHHHHSNPLSFPRTVIPWGTTHARLFSPQNLAVSSSTRDHLQLNYDHHHHQQQQQHYHYHQQQLQQRLSSSTSSTSYGNYSNTNMVNNNQRPGSVVYSRSSSSPITTRIPDHQAHHQQQQVGLMQQYTSGDNHNNMAMVFDSVPVVHGQAAAKRVRLFGVNLECPISEDDNECDILSSTTIPMNTTIGGSSIHTHHPHHQILNNPSQPIHSAPPPHLQLRVYNGAPLPTMPTEFPKRGRPSLSFDLDI